The Bacillota bacterium sequence CATACCAAAGAAGCACTCAAGGCCGCCTAAGATGAGTAAAAAGTGCAACTGGTAGAAATACGAAGCAATCATGCGATATGTAGATGAAGTACAAGCATATTCTCCAAAACTAGGGGGTCAAGGCGGAAACTATATTGAAAAGAGAGCCGGACTTTAACAGACTGAAGAAAGTCCTTCAGCTACAAGGTGAACCGGATGTTGTTCCCTTTTACGAACTGTTTGCGGACCGGGAAGTGATCAGCAAGGTACTCGGCCGTCCCTATCAGGATCTAAAGGACCGCATCGAATTCCAATACAAGCTAGGTTATGACTTTGTAACCCTTTGGGCTCGTATTCACCTGCCAATGCAAGGGGCTGCAGTTACGGAAGACACTGCCCCGCTTTCTCGGGGCAAACGAGCTTTCCGCACCGCAAGTATGTGCACTATTGCCACCTGGGAAGATTTTGAGAATTATCCATGGCCCCAGGTGACACCGGAGGCCTTCATCGAGTTGGACAGGGCAGCTAAGGAGATGCCTGATGGGATGAAGGGTATCGTACTTACCGGCCACGTGCTGGAGGATCCCATGGGTTTGATGGGTTATGAAGGTTTGTCTTATGCTATGGTCGACAATCCCGATTTGGTGGAAGCAGTCTTTGACCGGGTGGGTAGGTTGTACGAAGAGATTTATCGATACTGCGTCCAGCACGAAGCGGTGGGCGCGATGTTAATTTCCGACGACCTTGGTTTTCGCTCCGGTACCATGATCTCCCCTAAGGACTTGAGAAGACTGGTCTTCCCGTGGTACAAACGCTACTGTGAGATCTGCCACGCCTACGATAAACCCGTTATCCTCCATTCCTGCGGCAACCTCCGGGAGATTATCGATGATTTGGTGGACTGCGGCATCGATGCGAAGCATTCCTACGAAGACATCATTATGCCCGTTGAGGAAGCAAAACAGCTCTTTGGCGATCGGATGGCGATTCTCGGTGGGCTCGACGTGGACTTCCTTTGCCGGGCTACCGAGGAGGAAGTGCGAGCCCGGACAAGGGAAATCCTCGAAGCCTGTATGCCCGGCGGCGGTTACGCCTTGGGCACCGGAAACAGTGTGGCCAACTACATCCCTACGGAAAACTACCTAGCGATGCTAGACGAAGGACGGAAGATAGGCGTGTACTAAGTTACCATTGTCTCTTCCCATTGATTAATCGCGGGACCAATTGCGGGACCTTCCGAATTGGAAGGTCCTTCTTTTGGCCCTCGGCCCTTGAGCTACCCGAGGGAAAAGACAAGCGAATATCAATACCAGTACCGGTTGCCCTTGCGGTGAGCACAGATGGGGTGAAAACCAAAAAGGGAGAATCCCAGATGTCAATCCAACCAAAACCACCAGATCCTCTAAACTGGGGTTTGCTTCCATCGGCCTTGGCACAAGGTGGTTGTGTGTATGGCCACAATCCGTACTTAGGTTTTGCTCCGGAATCGTCAGGTGTTCCAAAAGCGAAGGGTGAATTCCAAATACCAACCTGTGTTGCCTGTAACCTTTAGGGCGTGTTGCCATGCATCGGAATCAGTTTCGGCCTCGATGGTGTGGTCTCAGCAAAGACCAGGCCGCCCTTTCCTGGTACGGGTGGAGGACTCAAGCTGCGCTTTCCCTTCGGGAAAACATATTTGTCATTGGACGACCAGCAAAACCGGCGATAAAGTCCTGTAAAGTCTATGTCCTCAAAAGATAGGCGTTCAGCCAACACTCGTGGTTCTTTTCGGCTCTTACATCGTCGCTGACAAAAACCTCCCTGATCCTTAGTTCGGGAACCTGTTGGATGATCCTCTCCAAGTCCGTTTCGTTCAGATTATGGAAGTACCTTCCGTCGATCCAACGTTCCCCCTCACCATACTTGAAGGACATGTAGAATATGCCGCCGTCTTTCAGGTGTGCAGTGAGGTTCCTTAGTACTTCTGCCAGTTTTTCCTTGTCCACATGCAGAAGGGAGGCACAGGCCCATATACGGTCATATCGATCAGGTAAGGTAAGATCTTCAAAGCGCATGAGAAGGACTTCCTGGTCTAGCAGTTTTGCGCTTAGGGCAACCAGCTCTTTCGATGCATCGAAGGCCGTCACCTCAAAGCCGCGGCGTTTGAAGTAAAGACTGTCGCGGCCGGAACCACAACCGGCATCAAGGATTTTCGCACCGGGTTTCAGGTGCTTGAGAAAGGGCCGGTAGGACCTGGTCATATCCAGGTGTACCGTGCTTTGGAAATAGGCTTGGGCATGTTCGTTGTAATATCTGACGCTGGTATTTTCCATATTTCCTCGCCTGCTTCTGATTTTCAATGCCACCATTGCCGGTATTATACCACACTCCCGACCCTCGTCCGTACTAGGGATGGTTAATGAGGAGGAGAGAGTGATTCCCCACTAGCCTCCATTGGGGGAAGGTTTTTCCCAGAAGATGTAGAAAAAGGGGTTATAGGTACGGATGTGGAGGGTCAAGGGTGCACAATGTAATCACAAACTACCAAGTTCCCCTGTTAGACAGTCTACAGGAATCCTTTGGCCGAGCCGAACACATCAAGATTGTCGTTTCCTTCATTTTGGAATCAGGAGTTCGGCTCCTGCTTACGGATCTGCAAAGGGCGGTGGCGCGTGGTGTGCCAGTGCAGATCCTGACCTCTAATTACCTGAACATCACCGAGCCCTCAGCCCTTTATCTATTGAAAGATCAGCTGCAGAATAGAGCCGACATCCGTATCTACGAGTCCAACGAGATCTCCTTCCACCCCAAAACCTATATCTTCATGGGTGGCAACCAGGGAGAAGTCTATGTGGGTTCTTCCAATCTGTCCCGCAGTGGTCTTGTCGACGGCATCGAATGGAATTACCGTCTAGTAGGCCAACAACAACCCGAGGATTACAAGGCGTTTATCGATCATTTTGAACGTTTGTTCGCCGCAGCCCGTCCCCTCGATGATGAGTGGCTGAAGGAGTATAGTCTTTCGTGGAAGCGTCCCCGGTGGTTACGGGGAACGGTTAAACCGAAGGAATTGGAGGACAGACCCCAACCCCTGGGTGCCCAGATTGAGGCCTTGCACTACTTGGAACTATCCCGAGCCGAGGGTTTCCAGCGGGGGATGGTGGTGATGGCTACTGGTGTGGGGAAAACATACCTGG is a genomic window containing:
- a CDS encoding uroporphyrinogen-III decarboxylase-like protein, which translates into the protein MKREPDFNRLKKVLQLQGEPDVVPFYELFADREVISKVLGRPYQDLKDRIEFQYKLGYDFVTLWARIHLPMQGAAVTEDTAPLSRGKRAFRTASMCTIATWEDFENYPWPQVTPEAFIELDRAAKEMPDGMKGIVLTGHVLEDPMGLMGYEGLSYAMVDNPDLVEAVFDRVGRLYEEIYRYCVQHEAVGAMLISDDLGFRSGTMISPKDLRRLVFPWYKRYCEICHAYDKPVILHSCGNLREIIDDLVDCGIDAKHSYEDIIMPVEEAKQLFGDRMAILGGLDVDFLCRATEEEVRARTREILEACMPGGGYALGTGNSVANYIPTENYLAMLDEGRKIGVY
- a CDS encoding class I SAM-dependent methyltransferase, translated to MENTSVRYYNEHAQAYFQSTVHLDMTRSYRPFLKHLKPGAKILDAGCGSGRDSLYFKRRGFEVTAFDASKELVALSAKLLDQEVLLMRFEDLTLPDRYDRIWACASLLHVDKEKLAEVLRNLTAHLKDGGIFYMSFKYGEGERWIDGRYFHNLNETDLERIIQQVPELRIREVFVSDDVRAEKNHECWLNAYLLRT